The genomic DNA GGCGCACCGGGATCGCCTCGCGTTCATGCGGATCGTCTCCGGCGAGTTCGAGCGCGGCATGGTCGTCCAGCACGCGCAGACCGGCAAGCCCTTCGCGACCAAGTACGCGATGACGGTGGTGGGCCGCGACCGCGAGACCGTCGAGACCGCGTACCCGGGCGACGTCGTCGGCCTCGTCAACGCCAACGCGCTCTCCCCCGGCGACACCCTGTACGACGGCGCCAAGGTCCAGTTCCCGCCGATCCCCTCGTTCGCGCCGGAGCACTTCGCCGTGGTCCGCGCCGACTCGGCCGGTAAGTACAAGCAGTTCCGCAAGGGCATCGAGCAGCTCGGCACCGAGGGCGTGGTCCAGTTGCTGCGCAACGACGTCCGCGGCGACGCCTCCCCCGTGATGGCCGCCGTCGGGCCGATGCAGTTCGAGGTCGTGGTCGCCCGCATGAAGACGGAGTTCAACGTCGATGTGCAGGTCGAGCACCTGGGCTACTCCGTGGCGCGCCGGACCGATTCCGCCAGCGCGGACGAGCTGAACCGGCAGCGCGGCGTGGAGGTCTTCGAGCGCAACGACGGTGCGCTGCTGGCCCTGTTCTCCGACAAGTGGCGGTTGCAGTACATCGAGAAGGAGCACCCGGCACTGACGCTGGAACCCCTGGTCGCCGCGGCCGACTGAGACCGGCCGGCATCACCTGCCGTCAGCGCGGGACGGGACCGGGCAGCCGGTCGAGGGGATTGAGCCGCACCGGCAGGGCGATCCCCGCCCATCGCATCGCCGCGGCCACTGAGCGCGGCCGCACCGCCGCCTCATGGGCGATCGCGGCGAGGAAGGCCGTTGCGAAGCCGTCGCGGGGGTAGTGCGCGCACACCATCTCCGCGAACCGTCGATCCAGTTCCGCCGCACGGTATCCGGCCACATCGAGGTGCGCCGCGTCATGCAGGGCTCCCGCGAGCGGTTCGCGGGAGGCGATCGGGTCGAAGTGGCGCTCGACGGCCCGTGCGATCCGCTCGCCGCTGGGGCCCGGGACGAGGGACCGCGCCGTCGATCCGCCGTGCGCGGCGAAGCAGCCGAACCGCGTGTCCTCGGGCCCACCCAGGTGCAGGTCGTGGAGCAGGCACGCGATGAACAGCTCCTCCTCGTCGACCGGCGCCGGCGCGAGGACGCGGGCCCACTCCCAGCAGCGGAGGCTGTGCGCGAGTACCGGTGCGTCCAGCGTCCCCACGGCGAGCTCGTACGCTCGCGCGGCGTCCGCGCCGCCGGGGAGCGAGGTGGGGCCGCGGTCCCGGCCCAGATCCCCACGCGGCCCTGCCGCCGCCTGCGGGATCCTGACGCCGGCGATCGCCGCGGCCTGCGCCATCAGAACGAGCCGCCGCCCGAGCGACAGCTCGCCCGGCGTCATCGGGACGCCTCCAGCCGCGACTCCGACCGGCGGCGCACGTCGGCGATCAACACCTCCGCCTCGGTCGTCCCGATCAGGCCGCGCGCGGCGAGGGCGAGGAGACCGTTGATGCCGGCCCAGCACTGGATCACCTCGGCCCGCGCCGGACCCGCGGGTTCGCCGACGGCGCCGATCACCAGTTCCAGGGCCTGCGACAGGTAGCCGCGGACCTCGCGGCGGGCGGCGCGGACCGTCTCCGAGCCCTCGCCGTGCACGTCGGTGAGGCCGAGCAGCCGGAAGGCCATCGGCTCGCGACGGTGGAAGTCGAGATACTCGTCGAAGGCGAGCCGCGCGGCGTCGGCCCCCGTCGCCGTACCGACCGCCGCCGCCATCGCGGCCACGTGCTCGCGGCCGATCCGGCACGCGAGCACGGCGTACAGGTCCGCCTTCCCGCCGGGGAAGTTCGAGTAGATGCTGGTCAGCGCGACGTCGGCGGCCGCAGCGAGCTCGTCGACCGAGGTCCCCCGATATCCCTGAGGCCGGGCGTAGAGGGCGCGGGCGGCGTCGAGGAGCGCGGCGCGTGTGCGGCGGCGGCGCTTGTCGGAGGGTTCCGTCAGAAGCGATTCCATGGCACTATCCTAGACATACTTCGTTTTCATAGTTCAACTAGGAGAACAACGAATGGCCATCTCACCTGATCAGCTCGACGCCGCCGCCGACGGCTCCGAGATCATGAAGCAGTTCGTGCCCGCGTCGCCTTTCGTGGCGCTGCTCGGCGTGCAGTTGGAGGAGATCACCGACGGCGCCGCAACACTTCTCGTGCCGTACCGGCCGGAGCTCACGACGGTCGGCACGATGATGCACGGCGGCCTCATCGCCGCGGCGGCGGACATCGGCGTGATGGTCGCGGCCTGGGCCGGCCGCCCCGTGCCGGACAAACTGCGCGGCGTCACCGCCTCGCTGTCGGTGAACTTCATCGCGCCGCTCATCGAGGACGGCCTGCGGGTGCGCGCACACCGCCTGTCCACCGGCCGGAGGACCAGCCACGTGCGGTGCGACATGTTCTCGCAGACCGGCGACGTTCTGGTCGCGAGCGCCACCGGCACCTACCAGGTGGGCTGACGCCGGAAACCGCCGTTGAATCGCATCTCGATCGACGTTCTTCGCCGCCAATCGATTCACCGTCGGTGTCGGAACGCACTCACACGCGGGCGCGCTGCGGGACCTCGCGGGCGAGGAGCAGCGCGACGGCGCCGAGCAGGGTGCCGGTGATCCGGCGCTGCCACGCGGCCCACGACGGGCGCCGTGCGATGAGCGCGGCCACCGCGCCCGCCGCGACCACGATCGCGGCGTTGACCAGCATCGACACCGTGATCTGCACGCCGCCGAGGAGAAATCCCTGCGCCGCGGTGTGCCCGCGCGCGGGATCGATGAACTGCGGGATCAGCGCGAGGTACATGATCGCCGCCTTCGGATTGAGCAGGTTGGTGACGAGCCCCATGCGGAACAGCTTGCCGTTCGAATCACGCGGCAGGTCCGCGGTCTCGAACAGCCCCCGCCCTCCGGGCCGCAGCGCCTGAAAGGCGAGGTAGCCGAGGTACAGCGCGCCGGCGGCCTTGAAGCCCATGAACAGCCACGGCACCGCGACGAACACCACGGCGAGCCCGACGTTCGCGAGGGTGAGGTAGACGACGAAGCCCACCCCGGTGCCCGCCAACGAGATCAGGCCCGCGGTGCGACCCTGGCTGATGCTGCGCGAGACGAGGTAGATCATGTTCGGCCCCGGCGTGAGCACCATCGCCAACGCCGTCACCACCATTCCCGCCACGGCGGTCCACGAAACGATCATGGACAGCATCGTCGGCGACGACCGGCGGCGCCGTACATAGCCAGTCGGGGACGACTGGCCCGCGCGATCAGAACGAGACGGGGAATAGCTCGGTGCGCGCGATCACCCGGTCGCGTTCACCGGTGAGCGCGAGACGCCGCGGGTCCGAGAGGTAGCCATCGAGCGCGGATCGATCCGGAAAGCGGTACAACTGAACTTCGTTCGGCTGCCCGTCGCCGCCCGCCCCGATGGCCCGTTGGACGACGATGCCGCCATGCTCAGGGAGCAACGCCAGCACGGCATCCTCGTACTCGGTGAGTGCGCTCTCGAGTCCGGGCCGGGCCCACAGGAGACAACACAACTGCAGAGCGACCTCGGCCGGTTCATCCATCAGTGCACTGTATCGCCACTGCCCACGCAGCCGAGCGCGATGGTCGCGGAGAGGAGGAGGGGCGATCGCGGGTCTATGACATCGTGACCATCGGCGCCAAATCGGACATCAGCCCTGTCCGGTTTGGCACCAGCGGTCACGATGTCATAGAGCGCGATTCCCCAGCCCGCCCGGCACCGTCGACCCCCGCCCCGCACCGTCGGCGCTCCCTAGCGGGACGTGCAGCGCCCTCGCGTGTCGTGCACTCCCTACGTCCATGGACCTGGGGAGGTGGCCGCCCCGCTAGGGAGCGCCACGAGCGAACCCGCCGGGCGTCAGGAGCCGAGGAGGGCCTCGATCTCGCGCTCCTCGACGTCGTTCATCGTGGCGGGCGAGAACTGCGGGTCGCGGGTCTTGTCGATGAGCACCGCGCGGATGCCCTCCACGAAATCGGGCCGACGGACGAGGCGGGCACCCACGACGGCCTCCTCGGCGAGGCACTGCGCCAGAGTGCGGTCGCGCGACTCCTGAATCAGATCGAAGGTGACGAACACCGAGGTGGGGCAGGCCGTGGCCAGTTGCTCGCGGGCGGTGTCGGCCCAGGCGCCGGAGGTCGTCGCGAGGCCGGCGAGGATCTCGGTCACGGAGTCGCGGCCGAAGACGTCGGCGATCTCGTCGAGCGGGAGCGTCGCAGCGGGGGCGGTGTCGCCGAAGCGGGCGAGCACACCGTCGAGCTCCTCCCCGGCGAGGAGGGCGGCCTTGACGTCCGGCATGGCCGAGGACGGCACGAAGTGCGTCGCGAGCCCGACGGCCAGCGCGTCGCCGGCGCCGATCCGGGCCGCCGTCATACCCATGAGCTCACCGACGCCCTTCGGGAGGCGGCCCAGCAGGTACGTGGCGCCGACGTCGGGGAGGAAGCCGATCGCGACCTCGGGCATCGCGATCAGCGCCTTCTCGGAGACCACGCGATGCGAGCCGTGGATCGAGACGCCCACGCCGCCACCCATGTTCACGCCGTCGATGAGGGCGATCACGGGCTTGGGGAACTCCGCGAGGCGCAGATTCATGTCGTACTCGTCGCGGAAGAAGGGGGTGAAGTCCTCCCCCGCCACCACCTGATCGCGGATGGCGCGGATATCGCCGCCCGCGCAGTAGGCCTTGGGCGAGGCGGAGGTGATGAGCACGCGGGTCACGGCGTCATCGGACTCCCAGGCCTGCAGTGCCGCGTCGATCGCGTGGACCATGTCCATGGTGAGCGCGTTGAGCGCCTTCGGACGGTTCAGCTCGATGTGGCCGGTGCCCCCGGCCACGGTGGTGACGATCTCGGCGTCGCTCACAGCCCACTCCTCGCGTTTAGTCGCATATCCAACTAAATCAGTATGGCAGGTGCCCGCGTAACCTGGACCCGCGATGGCGAATCTTCTCGGCGCGGACGCGCTGCACCTCGAGTACCCGACCAAGACGGTCTTCGATTCGGTGTCCCTCGGCGTCAACGAGGGCGACCGGATCGGCATCGTCGGCCGCAACGGCGACGGCAAGTCCAGCCTGCTCGGCATGCTGGCCGGCACCCGCGAGCCCGACTCCGGCCGCGTGACCCGACGGGGCGGGGTCCGGGTGGGCGTGCTCACCCAGACCGACCTGTTCGACGACGACGACACCGTCGGGCACGCCGTCGTCGGCGACACCGAGGAGCACGTCTGGGCCGGCGACCCGAAGGTGCGCGACGTCATCGCCGGCCTGCTCACCGACCTCCCGTGGGACGCGCGGCTCGGCGAGCTGTCCGGCGGTCAGCGGCGCCGCGTGCAGCTCGCGCAGCTCCTCGCCGGCGAGCACGACGTGCTGATCCTCGACGAGCCGACCAACCACCTGGACGTCGAGGCCATCGAGTGGCTCGCCGGCCACCTCAAGAACCGCTGGCCCGCGAACCAGGGCGGCCTGCTCATGGTGACCCACGACCGGTGGATCCTCGACGAGGTCTGCACCGCGACGTGGGAGGTGCACGACCGCATCGTCGAGCCCTTCGAGGGCGGCTACGCCGCGTACATCCTGCAGCGCGTGGAGCGCGACCGGCAGGCGGCGTCCATCGAGCAGAAGCGGCAGAACCTCGCCCGCAAGGAGCTGGCCTGGCTGCGCCGCGGCGCCCCCGCCCGCACGAGCAAGCCGAAGTTCCGGATCGACGCGGCGAACGCCCTCATCTCCGACGTCCCGGAGATCCGCAACAAGACCGAATTGCAGTCGCTCGCGGTCTCCCGGCTCGGGAAGGACGTCGTGGACATCCTCGACGTCTCGGTGAGCTACGGCGAGAAGCAGGTGCTCAGCGACATCGAGTGGCGCATCGCCCCCGGCGAGCGCACCGGCATCCTCGGCGTCAACGGCGCGGGCAAGTCGACGCTGCTCGGGCTGATCGACGGTGCGGTGCAGCCCACGACCGGCACCGTCAAGCGCGGCAAGACCGTCAAGGTGCAGACGCTGACGCAGCGCCTCGACGAACTCGAACAGCACTGGGACGATCCCGTACGGGTGGTGCTGGCGAACCTCGCCACGAGCTTCACCGTGGGCAGCGGCTCCAAGGCGCAGGAGCTCACGCCGGCGCAGCTGCTGGAGCGGCTGGGCTTCGCATCGGCGCAGCTCTCGACGCCGGTCAAGGACCTCTCGGGCGGGCAGAAGCGTCGCCTGCAGCTGCTGCTCATCCTGCTGGATTCGCCCAACGTGCTCATCCTCGACGAGCCGACCAACGACCTGGACACCGACATGCTGGCCGCGATGGAGGACCTCCTCGACTCGTGGCCGGGCACGCTCATCGTCGTCTCCCACGACCGCTACTTCCTCGAGCGCGTCACCGACCAGCAGTACGGCATCCTCGATCGGCGGCTGCGGCACCTGCCCGGCGGCGTGGACGAGTACCTGGCCCTGCGGCGCGCTCAGCACGGTGCGGGTTCGGGATCCGGTTCCGGCCGTGCGGGTTCGACGGTGACCGCCACCCCCGCCGAGCCCGGGCTGAGCGGCGCGGAGCTGCGGGCCGCGCAGAAGGAGGTCGCCTCCGTCGAGCGCCGGATGACGAAGCTGACCGAGCAGGTCGAGAAGGCGAAACTGGCACTCGCCGAGCACGATCAGGGCGACTACGCGGGCCTCGCCGAGGAGATGAAGAAGATCTCCGCGCTGGAGGACGAGCTCGCGGAGCAGGAGCTGCGCTGGCTGGAGCTGTCGGAGGCGCTGGAGTAGGCGGCCGCTCACGACATTCCACTCCTCGTAGCCGGCGCGACGCATATGTCCGCGGCCGGGCGCTCAGATGGAATTCGTCGACGCGATCACGGCGCAGCGCCGGCCGAGGCGCGGATGATCCGCGCGCCGGCCGGCGCTGCACTACTCGGGCTCAGGCGACGTTCGCCGCGTACTTCGCCGGGTCGGCGTCGAACTTCGGGGCGCACGAGGGGCAGCAGAAGAAGTACCGCTCGCCGTCGTAATCGCGGAACAGCCCGGCCGCCTCGGCGTCCGCCTTGACCACCGGATTGCCGACCATGACCGGGCAGGTGGTCGTGGGGCTCACCGGCGGCGTCGCCGCCTCCGGCCCCGCGGCGCTGCGGAATCCGCGCAGGCGCAGGCTGTTGCCGACGACGAAGACGCTGGAGAAGGCCATCGCCGCGCCGGCGAGCATCGGGTTGAGCATGCCCAGGGCCGCCACCGGGATGGCCGCGACGTTGTAGGCGAACGCCCAGAACAGGTTCGTCTTGATCGTGCGGAGCGTGCTGCGCGACAGGCGGATCGCGTCGACCGCGGCGCGCAGGTCACCGCGCACCAGGGTGATGTCCGCGGCCTCGATCGCGACGTCCGTGCCCGTGCCCATCGCCAGTCCCAGGTCGGCGGCGGCGAGTGCGGGGGCGTCGTTGACGCCGTCGCCGACCATCGCCACCACGCGGCCCTGCGCCTGCAGGCTGGTCACCACGGTCACCTTGTCCTGCGGCATGACCTCGGCGATCACCTCGTCGATGCCCACCTCCGCGCCGATCCTCCGGGCGGCGGCCTCGTTGTCGCCGGTGAGCAGCACGGGTGTCAGGCCCAGCGCCCGCAGTTCCCGGATCGCCTCCGCGCTGGTGGGTTTCACGGTGTCGGAGACGACCAGGATCCCCCGCGCGGCACCGTCCCAGCCGACGGCAACGACCGTCGCGCCCTGCGCCTTGGCGTCCGCCTTGGCCGCGGCGAGCCCGTCGGACAGGCGCAGCGCCCAGTCGGCGAGGAGCGATTCACGGCCCACGATCACGCCGTGACCGTCGACGACGCCCTGCACGCCCTGCCCCTCGATGTTCGCGAAACCCTCGACGGGCGCGAGCGATCCGAGCTTCGCGGCCGCCCCCTTGGCGATCGCCTGCGCGATCGGGTGCTCGGAGGCGTCCTCCAGTGCGCCGGCGTAGCGGAGCACGTCGAGCCGGTCGACGCCCTCCTCGGCGATCACGTCGACCAGGGTCATCCGGCCGGTGGTCACGGTGCCCGTCTTGTCGAGCACCACGGTGTCGACGCGGCGGGTCGACTCGAGGACCTCGGGGCCCTTGATGAGCACGCCCAGCTGCGCACCACGGCCGGTGCCGACGAGCAGCGCCGTCGGGGTGGCCAGGCCCAGCGCACACGGGCAGGCGATGACGAGCACGGCGACCGCGGCGGTGAAGGCCGCGGAGGCCGGGAAGCCCGCGCCGAGCCAGCCGCCCAACGCGATCGCGGCGATCGCGATGACGATCGGCACGAAGACGCCGGAGATCCGATCGGCCAGGCGCTGGACCTCGGCCTTACCGGTCTGCGCCTCCTCCACGAGCCGTGCCATCTGCGCGAGCTGCGTGTCCGCGCCGACGCGGGTGGCCCGCACCACGAGGCGCCCGCCCGCGTTGACGGTGGCACCCGTGACCGCGTCGCCGGGGCCGACCTCGACGGGCACCGATTCGCCGGTGAGCATCGAGGCGTCGACCGCGGAGGTGCCGGAGACGACCACGCCGTCCGTGGCGATCTTCTCCCCGGGCCGCACGACGAACTCGTCGTCCGCGCGCAGCTCGTCGACGCCGATCTTCACCTCGGCCCCGTCGCGCAGGACGGACACCTCCTTGGCACCGAGCTCGAGCAGCGCGCGCAGCGCCGCCCCCGCCCGCCGCTTGGAGCGCTTCTCGAAGTAGCGCCCCGCGAGGATGAACATCGTGACGCCGGCGGCCACCTCGAGGTAGATGTTCGCGGCACCGTCGGACGGCGCGAGCGTGAGGCTGAAGGGGTGCTTCATGCCCGGCTCCCCCGCCGTGCCCAGGAAGAGCGCGTACAGCGACCACAGGAACGCCGACAGCGTGCCCATCGAGATGAGGGTGTCCATCGTGGCCGTGCCGTGCTTGAGGTTGGCCCACGCCGCCTTGTGGAAGGGCCATGCGCCCCACAGGATCACGGGCGATGCCAGGGCCAGCGACGCCCACTGCCAGGAGGTGAACTGCAGCGCGGGCACCATCGCCATGGCGATGACCGGCACGCCGAGCACGACGGCGCCGAGGAGCCGGGTGCGCAGCGACGCCAGCTCGGCATCGGCCGGGGAGGCGTCGTCCCCCTCCGGGTTCGACGGTGCCGTCCCCACCGGCGTCGCCCGGTACCCGGCGGCAGCGACCTCGTCGATCAGGCGTTGCGCGTCGACGCCCTCGGGCGCGAGCACCTTCGCCTTCTCGGTGGCGTAGTTGACCGTGGCGCTCACGCCGTCGATCTTGTTCAGGCGCCGCTCGATCCGGTTCGCGCACGAGGCGCAGGTCATGCCACCGATGTCCAGTTCGATGGGCGCGCCGCCGGTGGTGCCGGGTGTGCTCATGATCGATTCCTCTCCTCCTCGGTGGTGGTCAGTGCCCGCCGTGGCCGTCGGCCGGCGCGGCGGATGCGGGTGCGGACGCCGGGGTCTGCGGCGCGGTGGGCGCGGCCGCGTCGAGCACGAAGCTCGCGGTGCGGACCACCCCGTCGACCTGGAAGTCCAGGTAGAGCAGGTAGCGCCCCGCGGTGGGGGCCTGCGCCTGGAAGGCGATGGCGGGCCCGCCGGTGTCGCCGGGCTTCGGTTCGGCACCCTCGGGGTGGACGTGCAGGAACGCGAGGTCGCCCTGGCGGAGCGCGACGAGGTGGCCGAAGGCCCCGAGGTAGGGCTGCAGCGCCGTGACGGGCGCGCCGTCGCGCGTGACCCGCAGCGTGACGGGGCTCGACGCGCCGGCGACGAGGTCGCCGTCGAGCGCGACGGTGAAGCCGTCGACCCGGGCGATGCGCGAGGGCGCCGGGTCGGCGGGGGTGTACCGACCCGCGACCTCGACGGTGCGCGAGAGCGTGACCGGGGAGCCGGAGGCGGGCGCGAAATCGGCGTAGAGCCGGTACGTGCCCGCGTCGGCCCAGCTCCAGGGCACCGACCAGGTGCCCGTAGCGCGGTCGAGGGTCGGGTGCACGTGCCGGAACAGGGTGCCGTCGGAGCGGACCGCGATGAGGTGCAGGTCCTTCTCGTGCGTCGTCGTGTACGCCGTGACGGGGGCACCGGCGGCGTCCTCGATGCGGAAGCTCAGGGTGCCCGCCTCGCCCACGGCGCGCGGCGCCCCGACGGGCGACAGGGTGAGCCCGTCGGTGCTGAGGGCGACGCCCTTGAGCGGGGCCGCGGCGCCGGGAGCGGCCGCCGCCGGGGCGCCGTGCCCGCCGTGCCCCTGGTCCGCCTGCGCGTTCCACTGCGCGACGGCGCCGTCGGGCACCACCGCGCCGGCGATGCCGTACGCGCCGCCGAAGGCCACCACGAGGCCAGCGCCGTAGATCGCGAGTTTCGCCGCCGGGTTCATCGATCGCCGCGTCGTCCGGCCGTCCATGATTCCTCCTCGGTCAGGGGTACCCCTAGTGGGTATCTGAACCTGAATGTATACCCCCTAGGGGTATCACGCAAGGCCGCGACGACCCCGATCAGAGGAGAGAACGAGAGGGAGCGCGCGCCTACGGCACGACGGTGGCGCCCGGCACGGGACCGGAGGCCACACGCACCGTCCGGCAGACGCCGGCGCCGGCGAGTTCGGTGCCCACGTCGACCGCGTCGTCGGCACTCGCACACAGGAAGGCGCAGGTGGGGCCGCTGCCGGAGACGATGCCCGCGAGCGCGCCCGCCTCCATGCCCGCGCGCAGCGTGCGCCGCAGGCCCGGCTGCAGCGACAGGGCCGCGGCCTGCAGGTCATTGACCAGCAGCGGCGCGAGGCGGTGCGGATCGCCCGAGGCCACAGCGGCCAGCAACGCGTCGGGGCTACCCGCGCGCGGCGGATCGCCGGCCTCCCGCAGCCGGTCGAGCTCGTGATACACCGCGGGGGTACTCAGCCCGTCACGCGCGAGGGCGAGCGTCCAGTGGAACTCGCCGCGGGCGAGCGCGGGGATGAGCCGTTCGCCGCGGCCGGTGCCGAGCGCCGTGTGGCCGTGCAGGGAGAAGGGCACGTCGGAGCCGAGCGTCGCGGCCACCTCGTCGAGCTCGTCGCGGCCGATGTCGAGCCCCCACAGCGTGGCGGCGCCGAGCAGCGCGGCCGCGGCGTCCGCGGAACCGCCGGCCATGCCGCCGGCGACGGGAATGCCCTTGGCGATGTCGATGCGCATGTTCGGGTCCCGGTCGTACCGCTCGGCAAGCGCGACCACGGCCCGCGCGGCGAGATTGGTCGGGTCCGTCGGCACGTCGCGGGCCCCGTCGCCCGTCACGTGGAGCGACAGCGCGTCCGACGGGGTGAGGGTCACATCGTCGTGCAGGGAGAGCGCCTGGAAGACGGTGACCAGCTCGTGGAAGCCGTCGGGCCGCACGTCGCCCACCCCGAGGTGAAGGTTCACCTTGGCGGGCGCCCGCACGGTCAGGGGGGTCGGAACCACGGAAAGCACGCGGTCCAGACTACGGGGCGGGCGCCGCGGGCCGAGCGGCGGCGAGCGCGGAGAACTGCTCGACCGAGAGCTTCTCGCCCCGCTCACGCGGGTCGATACCGGCCGCGACCAGCAGTTCCTCGGCCGCGGCGGGAGATCCGGCCCAGCCCGCGAGCGCGGCGCGCAGGGTCTTGCGGCGCTGCGCGAAGGCCGCATCGACCGCCGCCCACAGGCGGGCGCGGTCCACGTCGGGCCGGCCGTCGGGGCCGTGCAGGTCGATCCGCACCAGCCCGGATTCGACGTTGGGTTCGGGCCAGAACACCGCCCGCCCGACGGTGCCCGCCTTACGCACGCGCCCGTAGTACGCCGCCTTGACCGACGGGACGCCGTAGACGCGCGACCCCGGCGCCGCGGCGAGCCGGTCCGCCACCTCGAGCTGCACCATCACGAGCACGGTGCGCAGCGTCGGGACCTCCGCCAACAGGTGCAGCAGCACCGGCACCGAGACGTTGTACGGGAGGTTCGCGACGAGCACCGTCGGGGACCCCGCGGCGGACACCTGCGCACCGGTCACCGTGAGCGCGTCCTCGCCGATCACCGTGAGGTTGCGGGCGAGTTCGGGGGCGCGCTCGGCCACCGTCTTCGGGAGCTGTTCCGCGAGAACGGGATCGATCTCGATGGCGGTCACGGAGGAGACGGCGTCGAGCAGCGCGAGGGTGAGCGACCCGAGGCCCGGCCCCACCTCGAGCGCGACATCGTCGGGCCGCACGTCGGCCGCGGCGACGATCTTGCGGACCGTGTTCGGATCGTGCACGAAGTTCTGCCCCAGCGTCTTCGTGGGACGAACGGACAACTGCTCGGCCAGGCCGCGGATCTCCGCGGGGCCGAGCAGTCGTGCCTGATTCTTGAATTCGGCGCCGGTCACCGGTGTGACTCTACCGAGCTACTCCGAATTGCCGGACAGTCCGAGGCGCGCCGAGCAGGACGGCCACGCGCCCCAGCCCTGCGCCTTGAGCGTCTTGCGGGCGATGTCGATCTGCTCCTCGCGGGTGGCGAGGTCCGCGCGCGGGGCGTACTTGCCGCCGCCGTGGCGCAGCCACGTGCCGTAGTCGAACTGGACGCCGCCGTAGAAGCCGTTGCCCGTGTTGATCGACCAGTTACCGGTCGACTCGCACTGCACGAGGCGGTCCCAGACCGAGCCCGGCGGGACGTAGGGCGCGCCGGGGGCGGTCCCCACGGCGGTGACGCCGGCGACGCCCGCGTCGAGGACCTTGGACCCGATCCGCTCGCGGGAGACGACCTTGCCGTCCACGACCTTCTCGCGGTACTGGACCTCCTGCTTACCCGGCTTGCCCGGGTCCTTGATCTCGGTCTTGCCGTTGATCAGCTTCGGGTCGTCGACCTTCTTCGGCGGCGCCGTGTACGGCTCGGTGACCGTGACGGTGGCGGTCCGGTTCCGGTTGACCGAGATGGTCATGCCGGGGGTGACCGGGGTGTTGGCGCTGGGCTTGACGGAGTCCTGCTGGATCAGCGGCACTCCCATCTTGGCGAGGTACTCGCCGACGGTGCGGCCGGCCGCGTTCGCGGAGACCTTGCCGCCCGCGTCGATCACGGTGGCGGCGACGGGCGTCACCACCGAGACGGCGGCACCGTCGAGCGGGACCTGCGCGTCGAGCGGGAGGGAGACGAAGTTCTTCGCATCACCGAGGCCGGCGGCGGCGA from Tsukamurella paurometabola includes the following:
- a CDS encoding HD domain-containing protein, with translation MTPGELSLGRRLVLMAQAAAIAGVRIPQAAAGPRGDLGRDRGPTSLPGGADAARAYELAVGTLDAPVLAHSLRCWEWARVLAPAPVDEEELFIACLLHDLHLGGPEDTRFGCFAAHGGSTARSLVPGPSGERIARAVERHFDPIASREPLAGALHDAAHLDVAGYRAAELDRRFAEMVCAHYPRDGFATAFLAAIAHEAAVRPRSVAAAMRWAGIALPVRLNPLDRLPGPVPR
- a CDS encoding TetR/AcrR family transcriptional regulator, which produces MESLLTEPSDKRRRRTRAALLDAARALYARPQGYRGTSVDELAAAADVALTSIYSNFPGGKADLYAVLACRIGREHVAAMAAAVGTATGADAARLAFDEYLDFHRREPMAFRLLGLTDVHGEGSETVRAARREVRGYLSQALELVIGAVGEPAGPARAEVIQCWAGINGLLALAARGLIGTTEAEVLIADVRRRSESRLEASR
- a CDS encoding PaaI family thioesterase, whose amino-acid sequence is MAISPDQLDAAADGSEIMKQFVPASPFVALLGVQLEEITDGAATLLVPYRPELTTVGTMMHGGLIAAAADIGVMVAAWAGRPVPDKLRGVTASLSVNFIAPLIEDGLRVRAHRLSTGRRTSHVRCDMFSQTGDVLVASATGTYQVG
- a CDS encoding LysE family translocator — protein: MVSWTAVAGMVVTALAMVLTPGPNMIYLVSRSISQGRTAGLISLAGTGVGFVVYLTLANVGLAVVFVAVPWLFMGFKAAGALYLGYLAFQALRPGGRGLFETADLPRDSNGKLFRMGLVTNLLNPKAAIMYLALIPQFIDPARGHTAAQGFLLGGVQITVSMLVNAAIVVAAGAVAALIARRPSWAAWQRRITGTLLGAVALLLAREVPQRARV
- a CDS encoding enoyl-CoA hydratase/isomerase family protein, with product MSDAEIVTTVAGGTGHIELNRPKALNALTMDMVHAIDAALQAWESDDAVTRVLITSASPKAYCAGGDIRAIRDQVVAGEDFTPFFRDEYDMNLRLAEFPKPVIALIDGVNMGGGVGVSIHGSHRVVSEKALIAMPEVAIGFLPDVGATYLLGRLPKGVGELMGMTAARIGAGDALAVGLATHFVPSSAMPDVKAALLAGEELDGVLARFGDTAPAATLPLDEIADVFGRDSVTEILAGLATTSGAWADTAREQLATACPTSVFVTFDLIQESRDRTLAQCLAEEAVVGARLVRRPDFVEGIRAVLIDKTRDPQFSPATMNDVEEREIEALLGS
- a CDS encoding ABC-F family ATP-binding cassette domain-containing protein, whose translation is MANLLGADALHLEYPTKTVFDSVSLGVNEGDRIGIVGRNGDGKSSLLGMLAGTREPDSGRVTRRGGVRVGVLTQTDLFDDDDTVGHAVVGDTEEHVWAGDPKVRDVIAGLLTDLPWDARLGELSGGQRRRVQLAQLLAGEHDVLILDEPTNHLDVEAIEWLAGHLKNRWPANQGGLLMVTHDRWILDEVCTATWEVHDRIVEPFEGGYAAYILQRVERDRQAASIEQKRQNLARKELAWLRRGAPARTSKPKFRIDAANALISDVPEIRNKTELQSLAVSRLGKDVVDILDVSVSYGEKQVLSDIEWRIAPGERTGILGVNGAGKSTLLGLIDGAVQPTTGTVKRGKTVKVQTLTQRLDELEQHWDDPVRVVLANLATSFTVGSGSKAQELTPAQLLERLGFASAQLSTPVKDLSGGQKRRLQLLLILLDSPNVLILDEPTNDLDTDMLAAMEDLLDSWPGTLIVVSHDRYFLERVTDQQYGILDRRLRHLPGGVDEYLALRRAQHGAGSGSGSGRAGSTVTATPAEPGLSGAELRAAQKEVASVERRMTKLTEQVEKAKLALAEHDQGDYAGLAEEMKKISALEDELAEQELRWLELSEALE
- a CDS encoding heavy metal translocating P-type ATPase; its protein translation is MSTPGTTGGAPIELDIGGMTCASCANRIERRLNKIDGVSATVNYATEKAKVLAPEGVDAQRLIDEVAAAGYRATPVGTAPSNPEGDDASPADAELASLRTRLLGAVVLGVPVIAMAMVPALQFTSWQWASLALASPVILWGAWPFHKAAWANLKHGTATMDTLISMGTLSAFLWSLYALFLGTAGEPGMKHPFSLTLAPSDGAANIYLEVAAGVTMFILAGRYFEKRSKRRAGAALRALLELGAKEVSVLRDGAEVKIGVDELRADDEFVVRPGEKIATDGVVVSGTSAVDASMLTGESVPVEVGPGDAVTGATVNAGGRLVVRATRVGADTQLAQMARLVEEAQTGKAEVQRLADRISGVFVPIVIAIAAIALGGWLGAGFPASAAFTAAVAVLVIACPCALGLATPTALLVGTGRGAQLGVLIKGPEVLESTRRVDTVVLDKTGTVTTGRMTLVDVIAEEGVDRLDVLRYAGALEDASEHPIAQAIAKGAAAKLGSLAPVEGFANIEGQGVQGVVDGHGVIVGRESLLADWALRLSDGLAAAKADAKAQGATVVAVGWDGAARGILVVSDTVKPTSAEAIRELRALGLTPVLLTGDNEAAARRIGAEVGIDEVIAEVMPQDKVTVVTSLQAQGRVVAMVGDGVNDAPALAAADLGLAMGTGTDVAIEAADITLVRGDLRAAVDAIRLSRSTLRTIKTNLFWAFAYNVAAIPVAALGMLNPMLAGAAMAFSSVFVVGNSLRLRGFRSAAGPEAATPPVSPTTTCPVMVGNPVVKADAEAAGLFRDYDGERYFFCCPSCAPKFDADPAKYAANVA